The following coding sequences lie in one Heliangelus exortis chromosome 6, bHelExo1.hap1, whole genome shotgun sequence genomic window:
- the MAP3K19 gene encoding mitogen-activated protein kinase kinase kinase 19 isoform X1 — MSDNQQHRRRSKEGCGNVALPNADKIMKEMHQSCKALEKNRSIAPTSKPWPDQQMPCFPSKKQSALQMRHHTPLPFFLKKENVGHGFDFSFLLQASCPESNISKPFLDINGSQIIKGQTQQRLTITMLETRSKKSKFHLPPVTFQPVRTIHLSPLEDNILHETMKISSILGIMNCIPQPTKPATKFYQYELDNLLKRHTEKSSDLILATVSDKFAPVKDLFYFSMRNSCEHPRNKKEEIQSNLKWKEADVAANTEKSEQVKYQVSVAFKKADLMTHASFCDDSHLYLSSGNALINCGIFASQTTFAMSSNGDASRAGNKERAENCCRTGLEEGNATEILDYRKHEDAESTNFLLDYHDLDSSSENEVIEALENHSVAAEIPRAEVQDPCGKQTENTLCLVGFEKEKEALSEVTSKDQSELVPVVHVTFSEQGPGRQPNFAKQPATKKSVIRSLPPHVTQSFNILARRENEKSKISMNRNKYSLKSKMSSKIKISEGLIVSDEVATKCNTKSQIFPSLELPHVAAVTSLRCQKKNPRADKEHSAQSAQKLKKQSFSCRCRNSVILKNSATPLSLPHAQSASGFVDLKYSDMFEKIYSNDKGPGIYEMFGTPVYSHTRELDQCESRFYRDVCSAPSMRCTAGTCRPTCSKGRESSRVRNTQKRTYLKPKKTIPGTKKQKSFITKDQSAELGDSNTAEDNVITSDSDFQINPSRSMTFCHEHTGHQLAVLEDLSPSTKQKNFFPNSNLTSIKEVSLEQTLGSQDIPNNQGAATCSQNLLQFSNSGYRECVAPSSSLLTTDQHTCAPQCMVNEDDCKDQTSFKSINKYEALPILDVMDISLTKNLNWADTPQNSSLANELIQPSVIQRKNITSPSFQTNQNLLSWANNKDVTDELLCCLAEELLMLEEKDINSSGTKNTGPKMQNTHAKEENMMDGSGAVVNNLLEKQSYSKAFLALNEESDLQKFEESAKLPGSSVINKDPIMWTRGEILGKGAYGTVYCGLTSQGQLIAVKQVVLGTSDQLTTEKEYQKFHEEVDLLKTLKHVNIVTYLGTCLEDNILSIFMEFVPGGSISSIINRFGPLPEIVLCKYTKQILQGVSYLHDNCVVHRDIKGNNVMLMPNGVIKLIDFGCARRLAWVSLSGTQSETLKSVHGTPYWMAPEVINESGYGRKSDIWSLGCTVFEMATGKPPLASMDRIAAMFYIGAHRGLMPSLPDRFSGTAVDFVRACLTRDQHERPSALQLLDHPFVKGRQ, encoded by the exons ATGTCTGACAACCAACAACATAGGAGGAGAAGCAAAGAAG GCTGTGGAAATGTTGCTCTTCCAAATGCAGATAAGATAATGAAAGAAATGCATCAGTCATGCAAAGCTCTTGAAAAAAACAG ATCTATAGCACCAACATCCAAACCCTGGCCAGATCAGCAAATGCCATGTTTTCCCAGTAAAAAGCAGTCAGCATTACAGATGAGACATCACACTCCTTTGCCTTTCTTCCTGAAGAAAGAGAATGTAGGGCATGGCTTTGACTTCAGCTTTCTGCTACAGGCCTCGTGCCCAGAATCCAACATTTCAAAACCATTTCTGGATATAAACGGTTCTCAGATAATAAAAGGACAAACACAACAAA ggTTAACAATAACAATGTTAGAAACCAGGAGCAAGAAATCCAAG TTTCATTTGCCACCAGTGACATTTCAGCCCGTAAGAACAATTCATCTTTCTCCTCTAGAGGATAATATTCTCCATGAAACCATGAAGATCAGCAGTATTTTGGGTATTATGAACTGTATTCCTCAGCCTACAAAACCAGCTACTAAATTTTATCAGTATGAGTTAGACAATCTGTTAAAAAGGCACACTGAAAAATCATCAGACCTGATTCTGGCCACTGTTTCTGATAAGTTTGCTCCAGTGAAAGACCTGTTCTACTTCAGCATGAGGAACTCTTGTGAACATCCCagaaacaagaaagaagaaattcaaaGCAACTTAAAATGGAAGGAAGCTGATGTAGCTGCCAATACTGAAAAGAGTGAGCAGGTGAAGTATCAGGTTTCAGTGGCTTTTAAGAAGGCAGATCTTATGACCCACGCCAGTTTCTGTGATGACAGTCACCTGTACTTGAGCTCAGGTAATGCCCTGATAAACTGTGGAATATTTGCATCTCAGACAACATTTGCAATGTCAAGCAATGGAGATGCCTCAAGAGCTGGCAAtaaagaaagagcagagaattGCTGTAGAACTGGTCTAGAAGAAGGAAATGCTACAGAGATACTGGATTACAGGAAACATGAAGATGCTGAGAGTACAAACTTTTTGCTTGACTATCATGATTTAGATTCTTCCTCTGAAAATGAAGTGATAGAGGCCTTAGAAAATCATTCTGTAGCTGCAGAAATTCCCAGAGCAGAAGTGCAAGATCCTTGtggaaaacagacagaaaatactCTTTGTCTCGTTggatttgaaaaggaaaaggaagcccTGTCAGAGGTAACTTCAAAAGACCAAAGTGAGCTTGTACCTGTTGTTCATGTTACATTTTCTGAACAAGGACCAGGCAGGCAACCAAACTTTGCTAAACAACCTGCCACAAAAAAGTCTGTCATTCGGAGCCTCCCTCCTCATGTTACTCAGAGCTTCAACATTCTTGCTcgcagagaaaatgaaaaaagtaagATAAGcatgaacagaaataaatattcattaaaatctAAAATGAGCAGCAAGATAAAGATTTCTGAAGGCTTAATTGTTTCTGATGAGGTTGCCACAAAATGCAACACCAAAAGTCAGATATTTCCATCTTTGGAACTGCCACATGTGGCAGCTGTGACTTCCCTGaggtgtcaaaaaaaaaaccctcgAGCAGACAAAGAGCATTCTGCTCAGAGTGCTcagaaacttaaaaaacaaagtttctCCTGCCGTTGCAGAAATTCGGTTATCTTAAAGAACTCTGCTACCCCACTGTCTCTACCACATGCACAGTCTGCTTCAGGTTTTGTAGATCTGAAATACAGCGACATGTTTGAGAAAATCTACTCAAATGACAAAGGCCCAGGAATTTATGAGATGTTTGGAACCCCTGTCTATTCCCACACACGTGAGCTTGATCAATGTGAGAGCAGATTTTACAGAGATGTTTGTTCTGCTCCATCTATGAGATGCACTGCTGGCACCTGCAGACCTACCTGCAGCAAAGGTAGAGAGAGCAGCCGAGTAAGAAACACTCAGAAGAGAACATATCTGAAGCCAAAGAAGACCATACCTGGCACtaagaagcagaaaagtttCATTACAAAGGACCAAAGTGCTGAATTGGGTGACAGCAACACAGCAGAAGATAATGTAATAACTTCTGATTCAGACTTTCAAATAAACCCTTCAAGGAGCATGACTTTCTGTCATGAACATACAGGTCACCAGCTTGCAGTTTTAGAAGACCTTTCACCATCAACTaagcaaaagaatttttttccaaattcaaaCCTAACAAGTATTAAAGAAGTTTCTTTGGAGCAGACTTTAGGTAGTCAGGATATACCCAACAATCAGGGAGCTGCTACCTGTAGCCAGAATCTGCTTCAGTTCAGTAACAGTGGCTACAGAGAATGTGTTGCTCCAAGCAGCAGTTTGCTGACAACAGACCAGCACACTTGTGCACCTCAGTGCATGGTGAATGAGGATGACTGCAAAGACCAGACCTCCTTCAAgtctataaataaatatgaagcaTTGCCCATTTTAGATGTCATGGACATTTCCCTGACAAAAAACCTAAACTGGGCAGACACACCTCAAAACAGCAGTTTGGCAAATGAATTGATTCAGCCTTCAgtgattcagagaaaaaatattacaagcCCCAGTTTCCAGACAAATCAAAACCTTTTGTCCTGGGCAAATAATAAAGATGTGACTGATGAGTTGCTTTGTTGTCTGGCTGAAGAGTTGCTAATGCTTGAAGAAAAAGACATCAACTCTTCAGGAACAAAAAATACAGGTcctaaaatgcaaaatacacacgctaaagaagaaaatatgatgGATGGAAGTGGAGCAGTAGTAAATAATCTTCTAGAGAAG CAGAGCTACAGTAAAGCCTTTTTGGCATTAAATGAAGAAAGCGACCTGCAAAAGTTTGAGGAATCTGCTAAATTACCAGGAAGCAGTGTAATTAACAAAGATCCCATCATGTGGACAAGAGGTGAAATCCTTGGAAAGGGAGCCTATGGCACA GTATACTGTGGTCTGACAAGCCAGGGACAATTAATAGCTGTCAAACAGGTTGTTTTGGGTACATCAGATCAACTCACTACAGAAAAGGAGTATCAGAAGTTTCACGAGGAAGTTGATCTTTTGAAGACATTGAAGCATGTCAATATTGTAACTTATTTAGGAACTTGTCTGGAAGACAACATTTTAAGCATTTTCATGGAGTTTGTTCCTGGTGGCTCCATTTCCAGTATTATCAATCGTTTCGGCCCATTGCCGGAAATCGTCCTTTGTAAATATACAAAACAAATCCTGCAAGGGGTCTCTTATTTGCATGACAATTGTGTGGTACATAGAGATATCAAAGGCAACAATGTTATGCTGATGCCAAATGGTGTAATCAAGCTGATTGACTTTGGCTGTGCCCGGCGTTTAGCTTGGGTGAGCCTCAGCGGGACACAGAGCGAGACGCTCAAGTCAGTGCATGGGACTCCCTACTGGATGGCCCCAGAAGTCATAAATGAATCTGGATATGGGAGGAAATCAGACATCTGGAGCCTTGGCTGCACCGTGTTTGAGATGGCAACAGGAAAACCACCCCTGGCATCCATGGATAGGATAGCAGCCATGTTCTATATCGGGGCCCACAGGGGACTGATGCCTTCCCTGCCTGATCGATTCTCCGGCACTGCAGTGGATTTTGTGCGTGCCTGCTTAACCAG GGATCAACATGAACgcccttctgctctgcagctgctggaccATCCCTTTGTGAAAGGAAGACAGTGA
- the MAP3K19 gene encoding mitogen-activated protein kinase kinase kinase 19 isoform X2: MSDNQQHRRRSKEGCGNVALPNADKIMKEMHQSCKALEKNRSIAPTSKPWPDQQMPCFPSKKQSALQMRHHTPLPFFLKKENVGHGFDFSFLLQASCPESNISKPFLDINGSQIIKGQTQQRLTITMLETRSKKSKFHLPPVTFQPVRTIHLSPLEDNILHETMKISSILGIMNCIPQPTKPATKFYQYELDNLLKRHTEKSSDLILATVSDKFAPVKDLFYFSMRNSCEHPRNKKEEIQSNLKWKEADVAANTEKSEQVKYQVSVAFKKADLMTHASFCDDSHLYLSSGNALINCGIFASQTTFAMSSNGDASRAGNKERAENCCRTGLEEGNATEILDYRKHEDAESTNFLLDYHDLDSSSENEVIEALENHSVAAEIPRAEVQDPCGKQTENTLCLVGFEKEKEALSEVTSKDQSELVPVVHVTFSEQGPGRQPNFAKQPATKKSVIRSLPPHVTQSFNILARRENEKSKISMNRNKYSLKSKMSSKIKISEGLIVSDEVATKCNTKSQIFPSLELPHVAAVTSLRCQKKNPRADKEHSAQSAQKLKKQSFSCRCRNSVILKNSATPLSLPHAQSASGFVDLKYSDMFEKIYSNDKGPGIYEMFGTPVYSHTRELDQCESRFYRDVCSAPSMRCTAGTCRPTCSKGRESSRVRNTQKRTYLKPKKTIPGTKKQKSFITKDQSAELGDSNTAEDNVITSDSDFQINPSRSMTFCHEHTGHQLAVLEDLSPSTKQKNFFPNSNLTSIKEVSLEQTLGSQDIPNNQGAATCSQNLLQFSNSGYRECVAPSSSLLTTDQHTCAPQCMVNEDDCKDQTSFKSINKYEALPILDVMDISLTKNLNWADTPQNSSLANELIQPSVIQRKNITSPSFQTNQNLLSWANNKDVTDELLCCLAEELLMLEEKDINSSGTKNTGPKMQNTHAKEENMMDGSGAVVNNLLEKSYSKAFLALNEESDLQKFEESAKLPGSSVINKDPIMWTRGEILGKGAYGTVYCGLTSQGQLIAVKQVVLGTSDQLTTEKEYQKFHEEVDLLKTLKHVNIVTYLGTCLEDNILSIFMEFVPGGSISSIINRFGPLPEIVLCKYTKQILQGVSYLHDNCVVHRDIKGNNVMLMPNGVIKLIDFGCARRLAWVSLSGTQSETLKSVHGTPYWMAPEVINESGYGRKSDIWSLGCTVFEMATGKPPLASMDRIAAMFYIGAHRGLMPSLPDRFSGTAVDFVRACLTRDQHERPSALQLLDHPFVKGRQ; encoded by the exons ATGTCTGACAACCAACAACATAGGAGGAGAAGCAAAGAAG GCTGTGGAAATGTTGCTCTTCCAAATGCAGATAAGATAATGAAAGAAATGCATCAGTCATGCAAAGCTCTTGAAAAAAACAG ATCTATAGCACCAACATCCAAACCCTGGCCAGATCAGCAAATGCCATGTTTTCCCAGTAAAAAGCAGTCAGCATTACAGATGAGACATCACACTCCTTTGCCTTTCTTCCTGAAGAAAGAGAATGTAGGGCATGGCTTTGACTTCAGCTTTCTGCTACAGGCCTCGTGCCCAGAATCCAACATTTCAAAACCATTTCTGGATATAAACGGTTCTCAGATAATAAAAGGACAAACACAACAAA ggTTAACAATAACAATGTTAGAAACCAGGAGCAAGAAATCCAAG TTTCATTTGCCACCAGTGACATTTCAGCCCGTAAGAACAATTCATCTTTCTCCTCTAGAGGATAATATTCTCCATGAAACCATGAAGATCAGCAGTATTTTGGGTATTATGAACTGTATTCCTCAGCCTACAAAACCAGCTACTAAATTTTATCAGTATGAGTTAGACAATCTGTTAAAAAGGCACACTGAAAAATCATCAGACCTGATTCTGGCCACTGTTTCTGATAAGTTTGCTCCAGTGAAAGACCTGTTCTACTTCAGCATGAGGAACTCTTGTGAACATCCCagaaacaagaaagaagaaattcaaaGCAACTTAAAATGGAAGGAAGCTGATGTAGCTGCCAATACTGAAAAGAGTGAGCAGGTGAAGTATCAGGTTTCAGTGGCTTTTAAGAAGGCAGATCTTATGACCCACGCCAGTTTCTGTGATGACAGTCACCTGTACTTGAGCTCAGGTAATGCCCTGATAAACTGTGGAATATTTGCATCTCAGACAACATTTGCAATGTCAAGCAATGGAGATGCCTCAAGAGCTGGCAAtaaagaaagagcagagaattGCTGTAGAACTGGTCTAGAAGAAGGAAATGCTACAGAGATACTGGATTACAGGAAACATGAAGATGCTGAGAGTACAAACTTTTTGCTTGACTATCATGATTTAGATTCTTCCTCTGAAAATGAAGTGATAGAGGCCTTAGAAAATCATTCTGTAGCTGCAGAAATTCCCAGAGCAGAAGTGCAAGATCCTTGtggaaaacagacagaaaatactCTTTGTCTCGTTggatttgaaaaggaaaaggaagcccTGTCAGAGGTAACTTCAAAAGACCAAAGTGAGCTTGTACCTGTTGTTCATGTTACATTTTCTGAACAAGGACCAGGCAGGCAACCAAACTTTGCTAAACAACCTGCCACAAAAAAGTCTGTCATTCGGAGCCTCCCTCCTCATGTTACTCAGAGCTTCAACATTCTTGCTcgcagagaaaatgaaaaaagtaagATAAGcatgaacagaaataaatattcattaaaatctAAAATGAGCAGCAAGATAAAGATTTCTGAAGGCTTAATTGTTTCTGATGAGGTTGCCACAAAATGCAACACCAAAAGTCAGATATTTCCATCTTTGGAACTGCCACATGTGGCAGCTGTGACTTCCCTGaggtgtcaaaaaaaaaaccctcgAGCAGACAAAGAGCATTCTGCTCAGAGTGCTcagaaacttaaaaaacaaagtttctCCTGCCGTTGCAGAAATTCGGTTATCTTAAAGAACTCTGCTACCCCACTGTCTCTACCACATGCACAGTCTGCTTCAGGTTTTGTAGATCTGAAATACAGCGACATGTTTGAGAAAATCTACTCAAATGACAAAGGCCCAGGAATTTATGAGATGTTTGGAACCCCTGTCTATTCCCACACACGTGAGCTTGATCAATGTGAGAGCAGATTTTACAGAGATGTTTGTTCTGCTCCATCTATGAGATGCACTGCTGGCACCTGCAGACCTACCTGCAGCAAAGGTAGAGAGAGCAGCCGAGTAAGAAACACTCAGAAGAGAACATATCTGAAGCCAAAGAAGACCATACCTGGCACtaagaagcagaaaagtttCATTACAAAGGACCAAAGTGCTGAATTGGGTGACAGCAACACAGCAGAAGATAATGTAATAACTTCTGATTCAGACTTTCAAATAAACCCTTCAAGGAGCATGACTTTCTGTCATGAACATACAGGTCACCAGCTTGCAGTTTTAGAAGACCTTTCACCATCAACTaagcaaaagaatttttttccaaattcaaaCCTAACAAGTATTAAAGAAGTTTCTTTGGAGCAGACTTTAGGTAGTCAGGATATACCCAACAATCAGGGAGCTGCTACCTGTAGCCAGAATCTGCTTCAGTTCAGTAACAGTGGCTACAGAGAATGTGTTGCTCCAAGCAGCAGTTTGCTGACAACAGACCAGCACACTTGTGCACCTCAGTGCATGGTGAATGAGGATGACTGCAAAGACCAGACCTCCTTCAAgtctataaataaatatgaagcaTTGCCCATTTTAGATGTCATGGACATTTCCCTGACAAAAAACCTAAACTGGGCAGACACACCTCAAAACAGCAGTTTGGCAAATGAATTGATTCAGCCTTCAgtgattcagagaaaaaatattacaagcCCCAGTTTCCAGACAAATCAAAACCTTTTGTCCTGGGCAAATAATAAAGATGTGACTGATGAGTTGCTTTGTTGTCTGGCTGAAGAGTTGCTAATGCTTGAAGAAAAAGACATCAACTCTTCAGGAACAAAAAATACAGGTcctaaaatgcaaaatacacacgctaaagaagaaaatatgatgGATGGAAGTGGAGCAGTAGTAAATAATCTTCTAGAGAAG AGCTACAGTAAAGCCTTTTTGGCATTAAATGAAGAAAGCGACCTGCAAAAGTTTGAGGAATCTGCTAAATTACCAGGAAGCAGTGTAATTAACAAAGATCCCATCATGTGGACAAGAGGTGAAATCCTTGGAAAGGGAGCCTATGGCACA GTATACTGTGGTCTGACAAGCCAGGGACAATTAATAGCTGTCAAACAGGTTGTTTTGGGTACATCAGATCAACTCACTACAGAAAAGGAGTATCAGAAGTTTCACGAGGAAGTTGATCTTTTGAAGACATTGAAGCATGTCAATATTGTAACTTATTTAGGAACTTGTCTGGAAGACAACATTTTAAGCATTTTCATGGAGTTTGTTCCTGGTGGCTCCATTTCCAGTATTATCAATCGTTTCGGCCCATTGCCGGAAATCGTCCTTTGTAAATATACAAAACAAATCCTGCAAGGGGTCTCTTATTTGCATGACAATTGTGTGGTACATAGAGATATCAAAGGCAACAATGTTATGCTGATGCCAAATGGTGTAATCAAGCTGATTGACTTTGGCTGTGCCCGGCGTTTAGCTTGGGTGAGCCTCAGCGGGACACAGAGCGAGACGCTCAAGTCAGTGCATGGGACTCCCTACTGGATGGCCCCAGAAGTCATAAATGAATCTGGATATGGGAGGAAATCAGACATCTGGAGCCTTGGCTGCACCGTGTTTGAGATGGCAACAGGAAAACCACCCCTGGCATCCATGGATAGGATAGCAGCCATGTTCTATATCGGGGCCCACAGGGGACTGATGCCTTCCCTGCCTGATCGATTCTCCGGCACTGCAGTGGATTTTGTGCGTGCCTGCTTAACCAG GGATCAACATGAACgcccttctgctctgcagctgctggaccATCCCTTTGTGAAAGGAAGACAGTGA
- the MAP3K19 gene encoding mitogen-activated protein kinase kinase kinase 19 isoform X3, with amino-acid sequence MLETRSKKSKFHLPPVTFQPVRTIHLSPLEDNILHETMKISSILGIMNCIPQPTKPATKFYQYELDNLLKRHTEKSSDLILATVSDKFAPVKDLFYFSMRNSCEHPRNKKEEIQSNLKWKEADVAANTEKSEQVKYQVSVAFKKADLMTHASFCDDSHLYLSSGNALINCGIFASQTTFAMSSNGDASRAGNKERAENCCRTGLEEGNATEILDYRKHEDAESTNFLLDYHDLDSSSENEVIEALENHSVAAEIPRAEVQDPCGKQTENTLCLVGFEKEKEALSEVTSKDQSELVPVVHVTFSEQGPGRQPNFAKQPATKKSVIRSLPPHVTQSFNILARRENEKSKISMNRNKYSLKSKMSSKIKISEGLIVSDEVATKCNTKSQIFPSLELPHVAAVTSLRCQKKNPRADKEHSAQSAQKLKKQSFSCRCRNSVILKNSATPLSLPHAQSASGFVDLKYSDMFEKIYSNDKGPGIYEMFGTPVYSHTRELDQCESRFYRDVCSAPSMRCTAGTCRPTCSKGRESSRVRNTQKRTYLKPKKTIPGTKKQKSFITKDQSAELGDSNTAEDNVITSDSDFQINPSRSMTFCHEHTGHQLAVLEDLSPSTKQKNFFPNSNLTSIKEVSLEQTLGSQDIPNNQGAATCSQNLLQFSNSGYRECVAPSSSLLTTDQHTCAPQCMVNEDDCKDQTSFKSINKYEALPILDVMDISLTKNLNWADTPQNSSLANELIQPSVIQRKNITSPSFQTNQNLLSWANNKDVTDELLCCLAEELLMLEEKDINSSGTKNTGPKMQNTHAKEENMMDGSGAVVNNLLEKQSYSKAFLALNEESDLQKFEESAKLPGSSVINKDPIMWTRGEILGKGAYGTVYCGLTSQGQLIAVKQVVLGTSDQLTTEKEYQKFHEEVDLLKTLKHVNIVTYLGTCLEDNILSIFMEFVPGGSISSIINRFGPLPEIVLCKYTKQILQGVSYLHDNCVVHRDIKGNNVMLMPNGVIKLIDFGCARRLAWVSLSGTQSETLKSVHGTPYWMAPEVINESGYGRKSDIWSLGCTVFEMATGKPPLASMDRIAAMFYIGAHRGLMPSLPDRFSGTAVDFVRACLTRDQHERPSALQLLDHPFVKGRQ; translated from the exons ATGTTAGAAACCAGGAGCAAGAAATCCAAG TTTCATTTGCCACCAGTGACATTTCAGCCCGTAAGAACAATTCATCTTTCTCCTCTAGAGGATAATATTCTCCATGAAACCATGAAGATCAGCAGTATTTTGGGTATTATGAACTGTATTCCTCAGCCTACAAAACCAGCTACTAAATTTTATCAGTATGAGTTAGACAATCTGTTAAAAAGGCACACTGAAAAATCATCAGACCTGATTCTGGCCACTGTTTCTGATAAGTTTGCTCCAGTGAAAGACCTGTTCTACTTCAGCATGAGGAACTCTTGTGAACATCCCagaaacaagaaagaagaaattcaaaGCAACTTAAAATGGAAGGAAGCTGATGTAGCTGCCAATACTGAAAAGAGTGAGCAGGTGAAGTATCAGGTTTCAGTGGCTTTTAAGAAGGCAGATCTTATGACCCACGCCAGTTTCTGTGATGACAGTCACCTGTACTTGAGCTCAGGTAATGCCCTGATAAACTGTGGAATATTTGCATCTCAGACAACATTTGCAATGTCAAGCAATGGAGATGCCTCAAGAGCTGGCAAtaaagaaagagcagagaattGCTGTAGAACTGGTCTAGAAGAAGGAAATGCTACAGAGATACTGGATTACAGGAAACATGAAGATGCTGAGAGTACAAACTTTTTGCTTGACTATCATGATTTAGATTCTTCCTCTGAAAATGAAGTGATAGAGGCCTTAGAAAATCATTCTGTAGCTGCAGAAATTCCCAGAGCAGAAGTGCAAGATCCTTGtggaaaacagacagaaaatactCTTTGTCTCGTTggatttgaaaaggaaaaggaagcccTGTCAGAGGTAACTTCAAAAGACCAAAGTGAGCTTGTACCTGTTGTTCATGTTACATTTTCTGAACAAGGACCAGGCAGGCAACCAAACTTTGCTAAACAACCTGCCACAAAAAAGTCTGTCATTCGGAGCCTCCCTCCTCATGTTACTCAGAGCTTCAACATTCTTGCTcgcagagaaaatgaaaaaagtaagATAAGcatgaacagaaataaatattcattaaaatctAAAATGAGCAGCAAGATAAAGATTTCTGAAGGCTTAATTGTTTCTGATGAGGTTGCCACAAAATGCAACACCAAAAGTCAGATATTTCCATCTTTGGAACTGCCACATGTGGCAGCTGTGACTTCCCTGaggtgtcaaaaaaaaaaccctcgAGCAGACAAAGAGCATTCTGCTCAGAGTGCTcagaaacttaaaaaacaaagtttctCCTGCCGTTGCAGAAATTCGGTTATCTTAAAGAACTCTGCTACCCCACTGTCTCTACCACATGCACAGTCTGCTTCAGGTTTTGTAGATCTGAAATACAGCGACATGTTTGAGAAAATCTACTCAAATGACAAAGGCCCAGGAATTTATGAGATGTTTGGAACCCCTGTCTATTCCCACACACGTGAGCTTGATCAATGTGAGAGCAGATTTTACAGAGATGTTTGTTCTGCTCCATCTATGAGATGCACTGCTGGCACCTGCAGACCTACCTGCAGCAAAGGTAGAGAGAGCAGCCGAGTAAGAAACACTCAGAAGAGAACATATCTGAAGCCAAAGAAGACCATACCTGGCACtaagaagcagaaaagtttCATTACAAAGGACCAAAGTGCTGAATTGGGTGACAGCAACACAGCAGAAGATAATGTAATAACTTCTGATTCAGACTTTCAAATAAACCCTTCAAGGAGCATGACTTTCTGTCATGAACATACAGGTCACCAGCTTGCAGTTTTAGAAGACCTTTCACCATCAACTaagcaaaagaatttttttccaaattcaaaCCTAACAAGTATTAAAGAAGTTTCTTTGGAGCAGACTTTAGGTAGTCAGGATATACCCAACAATCAGGGAGCTGCTACCTGTAGCCAGAATCTGCTTCAGTTCAGTAACAGTGGCTACAGAGAATGTGTTGCTCCAAGCAGCAGTTTGCTGACAACAGACCAGCACACTTGTGCACCTCAGTGCATGGTGAATGAGGATGACTGCAAAGACCAGACCTCCTTCAAgtctataaataaatatgaagcaTTGCCCATTTTAGATGTCATGGACATTTCCCTGACAAAAAACCTAAACTGGGCAGACACACCTCAAAACAGCAGTTTGGCAAATGAATTGATTCAGCCTTCAgtgattcagagaaaaaatattacaagcCCCAGTTTCCAGACAAATCAAAACCTTTTGTCCTGGGCAAATAATAAAGATGTGACTGATGAGTTGCTTTGTTGTCTGGCTGAAGAGTTGCTAATGCTTGAAGAAAAAGACATCAACTCTTCAGGAACAAAAAATACAGGTcctaaaatgcaaaatacacacgctaaagaagaaaatatgatgGATGGAAGTGGAGCAGTAGTAAATAATCTTCTAGAGAAG CAGAGCTACAGTAAAGCCTTTTTGGCATTAAATGAAGAAAGCGACCTGCAAAAGTTTGAGGAATCTGCTAAATTACCAGGAAGCAGTGTAATTAACAAAGATCCCATCATGTGGACAAGAGGTGAAATCCTTGGAAAGGGAGCCTATGGCACA GTATACTGTGGTCTGACAAGCCAGGGACAATTAATAGCTGTCAAACAGGTTGTTTTGGGTACATCAGATCAACTCACTACAGAAAAGGAGTATCAGAAGTTTCACGAGGAAGTTGATCTTTTGAAGACATTGAAGCATGTCAATATTGTAACTTATTTAGGAACTTGTCTGGAAGACAACATTTTAAGCATTTTCATGGAGTTTGTTCCTGGTGGCTCCATTTCCAGTATTATCAATCGTTTCGGCCCATTGCCGGAAATCGTCCTTTGTAAATATACAAAACAAATCCTGCAAGGGGTCTCTTATTTGCATGACAATTGTGTGGTACATAGAGATATCAAAGGCAACAATGTTATGCTGATGCCAAATGGTGTAATCAAGCTGATTGACTTTGGCTGTGCCCGGCGTTTAGCTTGGGTGAGCCTCAGCGGGACACAGAGCGAGACGCTCAAGTCAGTGCATGGGACTCCCTACTGGATGGCCCCAGAAGTCATAAATGAATCTGGATATGGGAGGAAATCAGACATCTGGAGCCTTGGCTGCACCGTGTTTGAGATGGCAACAGGAAAACCACCCCTGGCATCCATGGATAGGATAGCAGCCATGTTCTATATCGGGGCCCACAGGGGACTGATGCCTTCCCTGCCTGATCGATTCTCCGGCACTGCAGTGGATTTTGTGCGTGCCTGCTTAACCAG GGATCAACATGAACgcccttctgctctgcagctgctggaccATCCCTTTGTGAAAGGAAGACAGTGA